In Fibrobacter sp. UWB15, the following proteins share a genomic window:
- a CDS encoding ABC transporter permease subunit, whose product MVILKYELRRHRTYILGWAIALAACIFFMTPTYYSFLDAASVELFETMGTTDFYRSVGVSMEYLTSPLGIYGFLTSFFMIASGVFGMHFGISIHTRECTEGTSEYLFTKPFPRKAIYWAKAWTVFVGVAIVGAAYLLASLFAMATFRSGTPWGEFFLIALSLTLVTLFFAAMGLMVGVLFSRNRSPLLTAGLVVFVEYCITSFSNIVSNRAISFLSPYSFFGAAEISKAGFYDLRYLGWCVLLFALFLVLSYGVFLKKDIQFRS is encoded by the coding sequence ATGGTCATTTTGAAATATGAACTGAGAAGGCATCGAACCTATATCCTGGGCTGGGCCATCGCCTTGGCTGCGTGCATCTTTTTCATGACACCGACTTATTACAGCTTTCTGGATGCGGCCTCCGTGGAACTCTTTGAAACCATGGGCACCACGGACTTTTACAGGAGCGTCGGCGTATCGATGGAATACCTGACCTCTCCGCTGGGTATTTACGGGTTCCTGACCAGCTTTTTCATGATTGCCTCCGGCGTTTTCGGGATGCACTTCGGCATTTCCATTCACACCAGAGAATGTACGGAAGGAACCTCGGAATACCTGTTTACAAAGCCCTTTCCCCGGAAAGCAATTTATTGGGCAAAGGCATGGACGGTGTTTGTCGGCGTGGCGATCGTGGGTGCGGCGTATCTGCTGGCTTCCCTTTTCGCCATGGCAACATTCCGTTCCGGAACTCCTTGGGGAGAGTTTTTCCTGATTGCCCTGTCCCTGACCCTTGTGACGCTGTTCTTCGCTGCAATGGGGCTGATGGTGGGAGTTTTGTTTTCCCGCAACCGCAGTCCGCTGCTGACTGCCGGTTTGGTTGTGTTCGTTGAGTATTGCATTACCAGCTTCTCCAACATCGTCAGTAACCGGGCTATCAGTTTTCTGTCTCCCTACTCGTTCTTCGGAGCCGCCGAGATCTCCAAAGCCGGCTTCTATGACCTCCGGTATCTTGGGTGGTGCGTGCTGCTGTTTGCCTTGTTTTTGGTGCTTTCTTACGGTGTCTTTCTGAAAAAAGACATTCAGTTCCGCAGCTAA
- a CDS encoding ABC transporter ATP-binding protein, translated as MSEPIIVLEKLTKHYGKHRGIDGLSFSVDQGEFFGFIGPNGAGKSTTIRTLMGLIHPSGGSASIFGLDCQTKASVIARDVGYLPSENSYYENMKVRELLQYSADLYGMNCETKMYELSERLNLDLTRKIADLSLGNKKKVGIVSAVMTSPKLLIMDEPTSGLDPLIQQAFYDILKEENSRGTTIFFSSHVLSEVQKLCDRVAILKEGKLVGIQSIRELRESGYKKVSLTAETAIPREFWGLPGIANYTESPDKTSVSFVYNGNITAIIDKLHLLHLDDVLLEEPSLEEIFLHYYA; from the coding sequence ATGAGCGAGCCAATCATTGTTTTGGAAAAGCTGACCAAGCACTATGGGAAACATCGGGGAATTGACGGACTTAGCTTCTCTGTTGACCAGGGCGAGTTTTTCGGCTTCATTGGCCCAAACGGTGCGGGAAAATCCACCACCATCCGCACCCTGATGGGCCTGATCCATCCCAGCGGCGGCAGCGCATCTATTTTCGGCCTGGACTGCCAGACCAAGGCCAGTGTCATTGCCAGAGATGTGGGCTATCTTCCCAGCGAAAACAGCTATTATGAAAACATGAAGGTGCGGGAACTGCTGCAATACAGCGCAGACCTGTACGGCATGAATTGCGAAACGAAAATGTATGAGCTCTCCGAGCGCCTCAATCTGGATCTGACCCGGAAAATCGCAGACCTGTCTCTGGGCAACAAGAAGAAGGTGGGGATCGTGTCTGCCGTCATGACCTCGCCCAAGCTGCTGATCATGGACGAACCCACCAGCGGCTTAGACCCGTTGATCCAGCAGGCTTTCTACGATATTCTGAAGGAGGAGAACAGCCGGGGAACCACCATTTTCTTCTCCTCCCATGTCCTCAGTGAGGTGCAGAAGCTGTGTGACCGGGTGGCGATCTTAAAAGAGGGCAAGCTCGTGGGCATTCAGTCCATCCGAGAGCTGCGGGAAAGCGGCTATAAAAAGGTCAGCCTTACCGCTGAAACGGCCATCCCCCGTGAGTTCTGGGGCCTGCCCGGCATTGCCAACTACACCGAGAGTCCTGACAAGACCTCTGTTTCCTTTGTGTATAACGGCAATATCACGGCGATCATTGACAAGCTTCACCTGCTGCATTTGGACGATGTGCTTTTGGAAGAACCCTCTTTGGAGGAGATCTTCCTGCACTACTATGCGTAA
- a CDS encoding TetR/AcrR family transcriptional regulator, whose protein sequence is MEKFLALTEEKKMTILNAALQCFGKFGYEKASVNDIAVAAHISKASMFQYFGSKKQLYIYLLEYCKKVIEEIFEKAHLDSKTDLFDRILASSRMEMESFQNQPFTLQFITSVWEETSPEVADALVILTEEACSFRNDMVLREEDALKFKNPEDARPVFQMLLLMGEGYAARYRGANAFDFETVMDDFEKNIAILRKNFYKEEYLK, encoded by the coding sequence GTGGAAAAATTTTTGGCGCTGACGGAAGAAAAGAAAATGACGATCCTGAACGCAGCACTTCAGTGCTTCGGAAAATTTGGTTATGAAAAAGCATCCGTCAATGATATTGCAGTGGCTGCTCATATCTCCAAGGCATCCATGTTTCAGTATTTCGGAAGCAAAAAACAGCTCTATATTTATCTGCTGGAATACTGTAAAAAGGTCATTGAAGAAATATTTGAAAAAGCACATCTGGATTCCAAAACGGATTTGTTCGACAGGATCCTGGCATCCAGCCGCATGGAAATGGAGAGCTTCCAAAATCAGCCCTTCACCCTGCAGTTTATTACCAGCGTCTGGGAAGAAACTTCTCCCGAAGTAGCCGATGCGCTGGTGATTCTGACAGAGGAAGCCTGCAGCTTCAGAAACGATATGGTTCTTCGGGAGGAGGACGCTTTGAAATTCAAAAACCCGGAGGATGCCCGGCCGGTATTTCAGATGCTGCTTCTGATGGGCGAGGGATATGCGGCCCGGTACCGTGGGGCAAATGCTTTTGACTTTGAGACCGTCATGGATGATTTTGAGAAGAACATCGCAATTCTGCGGAAAAATTTTTATAAGGAGGAATATCTGAAATGA
- a CDS encoding DUF4314 domain-containing protein, which yields MNLKIGDKIEILEMVGEPQYTGKVGVVDFIDDAGQVHGSWGGLAVQPERDKVRLLEG from the coding sequence ATGAATTTGAAAATCGGAGACAAGATTGAAATTCTCGAAATGGTAGGCGAACCCCAGTACACGGGAAAGGTCGGAGTCGTTGATTTTATTGACGACGCTGGTCAAGTGCATGGAAGCTGGGGAGGCTTGGCCGTCCAACCTGAACGCGACAAAGTTCGGCTGCTGGAGGGGTGA
- a CDS encoding type III pantothenate kinase, whose amino-acid sequence MKKNLKKTDLISFVVDVGNSHTVIGIFKDSKVVDYWRLTTRKETTSDEVMNKVGGLLRFSKIKSEEITHVGLSTVVPALERPWIKALDSLLKKRVQVVNSKNCMGLQINYQNPSMAGADRLCNVIAMREAGFKNAIVVDMGTATTFDVMKDGAFAGGVIIPGINASLDALTEKAARLLPVTIEWPDAVVADNTDDAIRAGLLYGFLAQLEFLIGKIKKEMGCDDMPVYATGGWGKTIARRTSLIDKYDPFLTLRGIRLVALNGTATSAYSDESRDAEEE is encoded by the coding sequence GTGAAAAAGAACTTGAAAAAGACGGATTTGATTTCCTTTGTGGTTGATGTGGGCAACTCCCACACGGTGATAGGCATTTTTAAGGATTCCAAGGTTGTTGATTATTGGCGCCTGACCACCCGCAAGGAAACCACCTCTGACGAAGTGATGAACAAGGTGGGCGGTCTCTTGAGATTCTCCAAGATCAAGTCCGAAGAGATTACCCATGTGGGACTTTCTACCGTGGTGCCCGCCCTGGAACGCCCGTGGATTAAGGCCTTGGATTCCTTGCTTAAAAAACGTGTGCAGGTGGTGAATTCCAAGAACTGCATGGGTTTGCAGATTAATTACCAGAACCCGTCTATGGCCGGTGCCGACCGTTTGTGCAATGTGATTGCCATGCGTGAGGCTGGTTTCAAGAATGCGATTGTCGTGGATATGGGGACCGCTACCACTTTCGACGTCATGAAGGATGGCGCCTTTGCGGGTGGCGTGATTATTCCCGGCATCAACGCAAGCCTGGATGCCTTGACGGAAAAGGCCGCGCGCCTTTTGCCTGTGACCATTGAATGGCCGGATGCTGTAGTGGCCGACAATACGGACGATGCAATCCGCGCTGGTCTTCTGTATGGATTCCTTGCTCAGTTGGAATTTCTGATTGGCAAAATCAAGAAGGAAATGGGCTGCGATGACATGCCCGTCTATGCAACCGGTGGTTGGGGGAAAACCATCGCTCGTAGAACATCCTTGATTGATAAATACGATCCGTTTTTGACGCTGCGAGGGATTCGTCTGGTAGCGTTGAACGGAACGGCAACTTCTGCTTACAGCGACGAATCGCGGGACGCCGAGGAAGAATAA
- a CDS encoding GGDEF domain-containing protein: MNLIITLFTLFYLTNLYLVELKTTREKLDYNINHDVLTGLYNRRFFESIMKRSKEEKETSYSVAMLDVDDFKKINDTYGHETGDKVLAAVSKCIESCLPQNGVAVRWGGEEFVLYLPQMDNACALELLNDFRAKLAEQVIYYKNSKVSITATIGLSTGENIADYEEYIRQADEKLYWGKKHGKNQVVK, encoded by the coding sequence ATGAACTTGATCATTACGTTGTTCACGCTGTTCTATTTAACCAACCTTTATCTGGTGGAGTTGAAAACCACTCGCGAAAAGTTGGACTACAACATCAATCATGACGTGTTGACCGGCCTCTATAATCGTCGATTCTTTGAAAGCATCATGAAGCGCAGCAAAGAGGAAAAGGAAACCTCTTACTCCGTGGCCATGTTGGATGTGGATGACTTCAAGAAAATTAACGACACCTATGGCCATGAAACGGGTGATAAGGTTTTGGCTGCGGTGAGCAAGTGTATTGAAAGTTGCCTTCCCCAGAATGGCGTGGCAGTTCGTTGGGGTGGTGAAGAATTTGTGCTGTACCTGCCTCAGATGGATAATGCTTGCGCTCTGGAACTTTTGAATGATTTCCGCGCCAAACTTGCGGAACAGGTGATTTATTACAAGAATTCTAAAGTTTCTATTACAGCGACGATTGGCCTTAGCACTGGCGAAAATATCGCAGACTACGAGGAATATATCCGTCAAGCCGATGAAAAACTCTATTGGGGAAAGAAACACGGCAAGAATCAAGTTGTGAAATAG
- a CDS encoding UDP-glucuronic acid decarboxylase family protein, producing the protein MRCLVTGGAGFLGSHLCERLLNDGHEVICLDNYFTGRLVNVDHLRDNHRFELIRHDVTEPILLEVDRIFNLACPASPIHYQFNPVKTIKTSVMGAINMLGMAKRVKARILQASTSEVYGDPAVHPQTEDYWGNVNPIGIRSCYDEGKRVAETLFMDYHRQNNVDIRIVRIFNTYGPRMLMNDGRVVSNFIVQALKGEDITIYGDGSQTRSFCYVDDLIEGFIRMMNQDKIIGPVNIGNPGEFTMLELAKEVLDLTGSKSKIVYKPLPGDDPKMRRPNIDLAKSALGWEPTIPLRQGLEKTIVYFDKLLKDSNP; encoded by the coding sequence ATGCGTTGTCTAGTTACTGGCGGAGCAGGGTTTTTAGGAAGTCACTTGTGCGAACGTCTCTTGAATGACGGTCACGAAGTCATTTGCCTTGACAACTACTTTACAGGTCGCTTGGTGAATGTAGACCACCTGCGCGACAATCATCGCTTCGAACTGATCCGCCACGACGTGACAGAACCGATTCTGTTGGAAGTGGACCGCATATTTAACTTGGCATGCCCCGCAAGCCCCATCCATTACCAGTTCAATCCGGTAAAGACCATCAAGACTAGCGTGATGGGTGCCATCAACATGCTCGGTATGGCAAAGCGCGTAAAAGCACGCATCTTGCAGGCAAGTACCAGCGAAGTTTACGGCGATCCCGCTGTTCACCCGCAGACCGAAGACTATTGGGGAAACGTGAATCCAATCGGCATTCGCAGCTGCTATGATGAAGGCAAGCGAGTCGCCGAGACCTTGTTCATGGATTACCACCGCCAGAACAATGTGGACATCCGCATCGTGCGAATTTTTAACACCTACGGTCCGCGCATGCTCATGAACGATGGTCGCGTCGTCAGTAACTTTATTGTGCAGGCGCTCAAGGGCGAAGACATCACCATTTACGGTGACGGTAGCCAGACCCGTAGCTTCTGCTATGTAGACGACTTGATCGAAGGCTTTATCCGCATGATGAACCAGGACAAGATTATTGGACCGGTCAACATCGGAAACCCCGGCGAATTCACGATGCTTGAACTCGCGAAGGAAGTGCTTGATCTTACGGGTTCCAAGAGTAAAATTGTGTATAAGCCGCTGCCCGGTGACGACCCGAAAATGCGCCGCCCGAACATCGACCTTGCAAAGTCCGCCCTCGGCTGGGAACCGACGATCCCCTTGCGCCAAGGCCTTGAAAAGACGATTGTGTATTTCGACAAACTGTTAAAAGATTCTAATCCTTAA
- the trpS gene encoding tryptophan--tRNA ligase, which translates to MATKKISLTGIKPTGTPHLGNYLGAIRPALELSKTYDTVYFIADYHALTTVQNGAEMRANIYKIAATWLALGLNPEEGLFYKQSDIPEIFELSWALSCFTPKGFMNRAHAYKAKVEANNAAGEDPDANVNMGLYCYPCLMDADILMFSADIVPVGKDQKQHVEFARDIAIKFNKHFGEDVFTIPEPVFQETTGIIPGLDGRKMSKSYDNVIDIFLESKALKKKIGKIVTNSQGIEEPKDPDTCNVFKLYKLFATPEQTEALAARYRAGGMGWGHAKQELQNVLEEHLGAAREKYFYLLSHTEEIDKILAYGKEKARVKSKAMMEKVRALLGTY; encoded by the coding sequence ATGGCCACAAAAAAAATTTCTCTCACGGGTATTAAGCCCACCGGTACTCCTCACTTGGGTAACTACTTGGGTGCTATTCGCCCGGCACTTGAACTTTCGAAGACCTACGATACGGTTTACTTCATTGCCGACTATCATGCTTTGACGACCGTGCAGAACGGCGCCGAAATGCGTGCCAACATCTACAAGATTGCGGCAACCTGGCTTGCACTCGGCTTGAACCCCGAAGAGGGCCTGTTCTACAAGCAGAGCGACATTCCTGAAATTTTCGAACTCAGCTGGGCTTTGAGCTGCTTTACGCCGAAGGGCTTCATGAACCGTGCCCACGCCTACAAGGCGAAGGTTGAGGCGAACAACGCCGCTGGTGAAGATCCGGATGCCAACGTGAACATGGGTCTTTATTGCTACCCGTGCCTCATGGATGCTGACATTTTGATGTTCAGCGCAGACATCGTGCCCGTGGGCAAGGACCAGAAGCAGCACGTGGAATTCGCTCGCGATATCGCCATTAAGTTCAACAAGCATTTTGGCGAAGACGTATTCACCATTCCGGAACCCGTGTTCCAGGAAACCACGGGTATCATCCCGGGCCTCGATGGCCGCAAGATGAGCAAGTCCTACGACAACGTGATCGACATCTTCCTTGAAAGCAAGGCTCTCAAAAAGAAAATCGGCAAGATCGTGACGAACTCCCAGGGGATCGAAGAACCCAAGGATCCGGACACTTGCAACGTGTTCAAACTGTACAAGCTCTTTGCAACACCGGAACAGACCGAGGCGCTCGCTGCCCGCTACCGTGCCGGTGGCATGGGCTGGGGACATGCCAAGCAGGAACTCCAGAATGTGCTCGAAGAACACTTGGGTGCTGCCCGCGAAAAGTACTTCTACTTGCTCTCCCATACCGAAGAAATCGACAAGATTCTCGCCTACGGTAAGGAGAAGGCCCGCGTTAAATCTAAGGCGATGATGGAGAAAGTCCGTGCCTTGTTAGGCACGTACTAA
- a CDS encoding ATP-dependent endonuclease, with protein MTQQALRLSEITISNLRSIQRQTFPLSSFTALIGYNNAGKTNILMGIRWLLSKFSLDISYFDDPNRPVEVIGVFDGITEQVLNRLGEEYAAEVRPFLQNTPQGPGRLRVKKVQRIPNENPESLELFVFVPSNHRKGDKREWIRPNEAFKFAYHRMFPESIAIWDFEGNQAFTKLLHEIFKPLERRFGNEINTLLNKFSDLLSPESENRAAEIKIFDREVNEKLSPLFPSVKVEFDIPMPTLETFLKSASLKVIDEDDGFERDISRMGEGSKRAIQMALVRYLADVKKHHHNHYLSRTLLLIDSPELYLHPQAVELVRVALKNLSNEGYQVVFATHSAQMVTSEDVSTSLLIRKNKERGTYMRKRMEDAVHQVVQDAPSQLQMLFSLSNSNELLFADYVLLTEGKTEWRVLPALFERITGQSFALIKCALVRQGGVSNTRKSMQVLDAMDMPVRAIVDLDYAFTTATRDGFLEPNDPDIKYCRDLFRELAFHNHLRLVNGLPVNKHSNISASTAYAMMAEMEEAQQPIRSIHAKLRNQGIWVWTRGAIEEHLGLEAKNEQTWSKFIERSKSPNFIKTLPDYASIEELCNWIIEGSHGN; from the coding sequence ATGACACAACAAGCACTGAGATTATCCGAGATTACTATTTCGAATCTGCGTTCTATTCAGAGGCAGACGTTTCCGCTCAGTAGCTTTACCGCGCTTATCGGCTACAATAATGCCGGCAAAACGAACATTTTAATGGGCATTCGCTGGCTTTTGTCCAAATTTTCGTTGGACATCTCGTACTTCGATGACCCCAACCGCCCCGTAGAAGTCATCGGCGTTTTCGACGGCATTACAGAGCAAGTGCTCAACCGCCTTGGCGAAGAATATGCCGCCGAAGTGCGACCTTTTTTACAAAATACGCCGCAAGGCCCCGGCCGCCTGCGCGTCAAAAAAGTGCAGCGCATCCCTAACGAAAATCCGGAAAGCCTCGAACTTTTCGTATTCGTGCCAAGTAATCACCGCAAGGGAGACAAGCGCGAATGGATTCGTCCCAATGAAGCGTTCAAGTTTGCCTATCACCGTATGTTCCCCGAATCGATCGCCATTTGGGATTTCGAAGGAAACCAAGCATTCACCAAGCTTCTGCACGAAATTTTCAAGCCGCTCGAACGCCGTTTCGGCAACGAAATCAATACGCTTTTGAACAAATTCAGCGACCTGCTTTCGCCCGAAAGCGAAAACCGCGCCGCAGAAATCAAGATCTTTGACCGGGAAGTCAACGAAAAGCTTTCGCCGCTGTTTCCAAGCGTCAAAGTGGAATTCGACATTCCCATGCCGACCCTCGAAACGTTCCTCAAGAGTGCAAGCCTCAAGGTCATCGACGAAGACGACGGCTTTGAACGCGACATCAGCCGCATGGGCGAAGGCAGCAAGCGAGCCATCCAGATGGCTCTGGTGCGTTACCTGGCCGATGTAAAAAAGCACCATCACAACCATTACCTTAGCCGCACGCTGCTGCTTATCGATTCGCCGGAACTTTACCTGCACCCGCAGGCCGTAGAACTCGTGCGCGTGGCCCTCAAGAACCTTTCGAACGAAGGCTACCAGGTGGTATTCGCCACCCACAGCGCTCAAATGGTCACCAGCGAAGATGTCAGCACCTCGCTACTCATCCGCAAGAACAAGGAGCGCGGCACCTACATGCGCAAGCGAATGGAAGACGCCGTACACCAGGTGGTGCAAGACGCCCCCAGCCAGCTGCAAATGCTGTTCAGCCTCAGTAACAGCAACGAGCTCCTGTTTGCCGACTATGTACTTTTGACCGAAGGCAAAACCGAATGGCGCGTACTCCCCGCACTTTTCGAGCGCATTACCGGGCAGTCGTTCGCCCTCATTAAGTGCGCGCTGGTTCGCCAGGGCGGCGTGAGCAACACCCGCAAGAGCATGCAAGTGCTCGACGCCATGGACATGCCCGTGCGCGCAATCGTAGATTTGGACTATGCATTCACCACCGCAACCCGCGACGGATTCCTGGAGCCAAACGATCCCGACATCAAGTATTGCCGCGACCTGTTCCGCGAACTCGCCTTCCACAATCATTTACGTCTGGTAAACGGGCTCCCCGTGAACAAGCACAGCAACATCAGCGCCTCTACCGCCTACGCCATGATGGCCGAAATGGAAGAAGCGCAGCAACCCATCCGCAGCATTCACGCCAAGCTCCGCAACCAAGGCATTTGGGTGTGGACGCGCGGCGCCATCGAAGAACACTTGGGTCTCGAAGCCAAGAACGAACAGACCTGGAGCAAGTTCATCGAGCGCAGCAAATCGCCGAACTTTATAAAAACACTCCCCGACTACGCAAGTATCGAGGAGCTGTGTAATTGGATTATTGAAGGCAGCCACGGGAATTAA
- a CDS encoding outer membrane protein assembly factor codes for MFVGLAQAQLLDMSEMSESYMVENKIHKVKVEGTVHMDDRAVLSRIGIRDGQSYSPTALTEKVQSSVTSLYKSGLFDDVTAWIDYVDDGTDVDLIFKIKELPALDTAVFEGCDEEPEEDLKLKVRLIPGQVYSKSQLERDRQAILDYYHAEGYLLAEVGYRETPVDENKNLVTFIVREGEKVKVRQFDIQGNDHVPAEDIMEHMVTKLDQWWGGGEFKENIFEADRDTVLNAIRHFGYLDAELTEYSAEYLPDSTCLFYMGRMVPMGENLEVLYKQMNLALGDSATPLYKMAGKPTMQVTHFFRKHREVGEMPWVTRPKVLVKTEEDAWKMLNDIIRYESSRKEFLEIVDGRKWNNPKINELRKIKKRSTYEEKLMVRYMIEDMFPALNKYDNIKTSSAILIHIHMNEGRRYYMGSLHFSGNEVLNDKMLAYAYRLDSGEVFDQYKYEASRKALLDAYREDGYLFAQYEETRTFENDSVVNLSYKMTEGLPAQIHKVHIHGNTKTNEKVIRREVRLYPGDTYRQSLLERSFREIMQLNYFDMVVPDIKVVGEQEVDLDFTVQEKEAGTGQFSLGVSYSESDGIVGTASVSIPNCCMGDGQAASFSVEYGEDKKSAAISFQEPWFMDKPITLGASLSYSWWNMSKYDDPDITRYGGSVYLGKRLKWPDDYFYGQIGYSWLMNKQGPNIDDSYVVYTGVESALNFRLLRDDKNLPQFPTEGSRYVLDIQWADDVLFSDFNFVKTELTIKWWFPLFRDRLAIALTNQYGVIVGDQLQYRTLYTMGGVMGYEGMMRGYSSGSIGYRRLGRSYQYTGAELQLGLVPQTFYLLPFFFDAGNVFGERYNPRTKVPKPSRNPLSEWDPTSLKKDIGFGFRVIVPMLGIIGFDFAWPLDVGETYSGLQRTEVGDMQFNFVIGQGF; via the coding sequence GTGTTTGTAGGGCTTGCTCAGGCCCAGCTTTTGGACATGTCCGAAATGTCCGAAAGCTATATGGTCGAAAATAAGATCCATAAGGTCAAGGTCGAAGGAACCGTCCACATGGACGACCGCGCTGTCCTTAGCCGTATCGGTATTCGCGATGGTCAAAGCTATTCTCCGACAGCCCTGACTGAAAAGGTGCAGTCCTCGGTGACGTCCCTTTACAAGTCGGGTCTCTTTGACGATGTGACCGCCTGGATTGACTACGTGGACGATGGCACCGATGTCGACCTCATTTTCAAGATTAAGGAACTTCCGGCTTTGGATACTGCCGTGTTCGAAGGTTGCGACGAAGAACCCGAAGAAGATTTGAAGTTGAAGGTACGCTTGATTCCTGGCCAGGTTTACAGCAAGAGCCAACTGGAACGCGACCGTCAGGCTATTTTGGATTATTATCACGCCGAAGGTTACCTGCTTGCCGAAGTGGGTTACCGCGAAACTCCGGTGGACGAAAACAAGAATTTGGTGACCTTCATTGTCCGCGAAGGTGAAAAGGTCAAAGTACGTCAGTTTGATATTCAAGGAAACGACCATGTGCCTGCCGAAGACATCATGGAGCATATGGTCACGAAACTGGACCAATGGTGGGGTGGCGGTGAATTCAAGGAAAACATCTTTGAAGCCGACCGTGACACGGTGTTGAATGCTATTCGCCATTTTGGCTACCTGGATGCCGAATTGACGGAATACAGCGCCGAATACCTGCCGGACTCCACCTGCCTGTTCTATATGGGGCGCATGGTGCCGATGGGTGAAAACCTGGAAGTCCTGTACAAGCAAATGAACCTCGCTTTGGGGGATTCCGCAACGCCGCTTTACAAGATGGCGGGTAAGCCCACGATGCAGGTGACGCACTTCTTCCGTAAGCACCGCGAAGTGGGTGAAATGCCTTGGGTGACTAGACCTAAGGTCTTGGTCAAAACCGAAGAAGATGCCTGGAAGATGTTGAACGACATTATCCGTTACGAGTCGTCCCGTAAGGAATTCCTGGAAATCGTCGACGGTCGCAAGTGGAATAACCCGAAAATCAACGAACTTCGCAAAATTAAGAAACGCTCTACCTACGAAGAAAAGCTCATGGTCCGCTACATGATCGAAGACATGTTCCCGGCCCTCAACAAGTACGACAATATCAAGACCTCCAGCGCCATCTTGATTCATATTCACATGAACGAAGGCCGCAGGTACTATATGGGCTCGCTGCACTTCTCGGGCAATGAAGTCCTGAACGACAAGATGCTTGCTTATGCTTACCGCTTGGATAGTGGCGAAGTCTTTGACCAATATAAGTACGAAGCCTCTCGCAAGGCTCTCCTGGATGCTTACCGCGAAGACGGTTACTTGTTCGCTCAGTACGAAGAAACCCGCACGTTTGAAAACGATTCTGTGGTGAACCTGTCTTACAAGATGACCGAAGGTCTGCCTGCCCAGATTCATAAGGTTCACATTCACGGCAATACCAAGACCAACGAAAAGGTGATTCGGCGCGAAGTCCGTCTGTATCCGGGCGATACTTACCGTCAATCCCTGTTGGAACGTAGCTTCCGTGAAATCATGCAGCTCAATTACTTCGATATGGTTGTCCCCGACATCAAGGTGGTGGGCGAACAGGAAGTGGACCTTGACTTTACCGTGCAAGAAAAGGAAGCCGGTACCGGCCAGTTCAGCTTGGGCGTTTCTTATAGCGAAAGTGACGGTATCGTGGGTACGGCAAGCGTGTCTATCCCGAACTGCTGTATGGGTGACGGCCAGGCTGCATCGTTCAGTGTGGAATATGGTGAAGACAAGAAGAGCGCTGCCATCAGCTTCCAGGAACCTTGGTTCATGGATAAGCCGATTACCTTGGGTGCAAGCCTCAGCTATTCTTGGTGGAACATGTCCAAGTACGATGACCCCGACATTACCCGTTACGGTGGATCGGTTTACTTGGGTAAGCGTCTCAAGTGGCCCGATGACTACTTCTACGGTCAGATCGGTTACAGTTGGCTTATGAACAAGCAGGGCCCGAACATTGATGACAGCTACGTGGTTTACACCGGTGTGGAATCGGCCTTGAACTTCCGCCTGTTGCGTGACGACAAGAACTTGCCGCAGTTCCCGACGGAAGGTTCTCGCTACGTGCTCGATATCCAGTGGGCAGACGACGTGCTGTTCAGTGATTTTAACTTCGTGAAGACGGAGCTTACCATTAAGTGGTGGTTCCCCTTGTTCCGCGACCGCTTGGCTATCGCTCTTACCAACCAGTACGGTGTGATTGTGGGCGATCAGTTGCAGTACCGCACGCTTTACACCATGGGTGGCGTGATGGGCTACGAAGGCATGATGCGTGGTTACAGCTCGGGCTCTATCGGTTACCGTCGCCTGGGCCGCAGCTACCAGTACACCGGTGCTGAACTCCAGCTCGGTCTCGTGCCGCAGACCTTCTATCTGTTGCCGTTCTTCTTTGATGCCGGTAACGTATTCGGTGAACGCTATAACCCGCGTACCAAGGTTCCGAAGCCGAGCAGGAATCCGCTCAGCGAATGGGACCCGACAAGCCTCAAGAAAGACATTGGCTTTGGTTTCCGCGTAATCGTGCCGATGCTCGGTATTATTGGATTCGACTTTGCTTGGCCGTTAGACGTGGGTGAAACCTATAGTGGCTTGCAACGTACCGAAGTGGGCGACATGCAGTTCAACTTTGTTATTGGCCAAGGTTTCTAA